One candidate division WOR-3 bacterium genomic window, CATTTCCGAGGGGGATTGGGTCAACGAATAAGTGAGAATGTCTCCGTCAATATCAAAAGCGGCTATTTGATATGTATAGGTCCCTCCACCTGTTACCACAGGAGGCGATGAAGTTATAGACGGAGGAGAGTTTGAGATTATTACAGAATTTGTTGAATATTTGACTCCGTTTCCGTCTGTCAATTCGAGCGTCAATTCATCTCCTCTTTTAAAACCCGAGAGAGAAATGACAGAGTCCTCTGCTCCGGGTATGGTTACACCGTTTTTATACCATTTGCAAGAAAAGCTGAAGTTTGACCTGTCGCCAACAATCTCTATTCTCGTAATTCTCAGTACATCAGAAACCGTCACGGAGTCTGGTCCTATTCTTGCTGCGGCTATAGAAGCGGATGAAGGCGATAAAAGAATGAGAACTTCGGATTCAAAGATTCTAATTTTGCCGTCTTGGAAAACTACATAGACTACCGTCTTGATTTTAGCTCCGACAGGAATCTGAGAGGTCTGGAGAGTCTTGGAAGCCATTCCAATTGTTTCCTCTTCTACCACCCACAAATTGTAAATTGAATCAACTCCAGGAACTGAATAGTAATAATCGGCTGATATGACATCGCCTCGGGTTGGGTTGACGGGAACAAGACGTATTTCCATACCCGGAAGGTTGTTGTCTGATTCCGAGGAACCGTTTTGACCTGAAGGCGTGTCATCCTTAGAGCAGGAAAACGCGAATATCAGAGTTGCAGAGATAAATATCATCTTCTTCATTTATTCCCCTTCCGTAATTTGAGCCTGATTTTCATCCAAGGCTTCAAGGATCCATTGGTAAATCGTGTCGCTCAGTGATATCTCTTCTCCCGCATCCTCTGGAAGCTTGAAATATTCGACATAACCGTCTTTCCCTTCAATCGTAGGAAAAGCGAAATTCGCGTCCAAACCTGGTAACAGGACGAGTTTTGAGATGTCATTCGTCAGATTTCTCGCTGAAGAACTTTCGAAAAGTTTACTGGCGTTATCAGGAGACACAAATTGGTCTTCTTCACCATGGAGAAAAAGAAAGTAGCAGTTTGAATTTCCGATTTTTTCAAGAGGTTCAAAGTCGAGAAGGGATCTCGCATAGGCGAGGTTTTCCCTCTCCCCTGGAAAACCAGCTATTTCAGTCCAGTATTCGTCTGTATTTCTAAGATTTTCCAAACCCAATTCAAGGTCTTCAATTTGCTTTCTGAGCCTTTCTTCAGACCACTGCCTCTCTATTGCCTGAAGGACAAGCATCTCGATATTCCCTGAATCCACAGGATTAAGGGAAGTAGCTCCGAGTGATACGACACCTTTTATTCTGTCTTTATAGGCCGGATCGGAAGCGAGATCAAAAGCTATTAGAGCTCCTTCTCCATGTCCGATGATAAAAACATTTCCGGTGTCGACACCGGGTGTTGACATCAGATGGTCTAAAGCCAGGGCGGCGTCTGAAGCTAAAACGCCCCAATGCAGAGAGTCATAACTGCCCTCGCTATTGCCCGTGCCTCGTTTGTCGTATGTCAATACAGCAAAAGAACCTGTCGAAGCCAATTTGTGAGCGAGGGAGGAAAACACTCCCATTTCGCGTCTGTCGACCGCGGCGCTCGAGTGTATGAACAAGACACCCGGACTATTATCACCGGATATCGGCAAATATAGGGATCCGGAAAGTCTCACTCCGTCACTGCCGCTGAATACGGCTTCCTCTATTTTGTAATTTTCAGGATTGAATGAAAATATTTTTGGTTTGGCAAGGGTCAAAGGAGCTTCCGAATCTTCGAAAATGCTCAGAGTTACACCCGAAGGAAGAACTACCCTGGATTGTAGCAACGTCCCGGCTCTTCCGTCACCCCTCATAATCGTCCTCACGATAGCGTAGACGCTGTCATTACCCCAGAACAACATTGAATCCTTTTCAATTTCTTTTCTGTAGACAATCCTGAATTCCGCTGTATCTCCTTTCAGCCTCGTCAACTCTATAGCCGCCCCACCCCATTCACCAAAAGCTGAAGGTATGATGACCGGAATTTCCTGAACTCTCTCCCAGACAGAGTCTTTAAGTATATACCTGTTTACGAGAATTTCTATAAGCAGAGCCCTATCCCACTCTATTATCGCAGGTCCATCAGGATCCTTGGGGTCACTGTTGTAGTACCTCGGAGAAGAGACAACACTGTTTTGGAGAAGTATTATCCAGGGTTTTTCGTATTTTAACCTGAAAGATATTCTTTGTCCGGGTAATTCTTCGAAACACCTGTAACTTACTACCTGTGAAGACGCGACCCCGGGGGCAAGTATCAATTTTGATTCGTATGTTATCGGCCTTAACCTGAAAGGCCTCTCCTGGGTAGAAGAGACTATTATCGTGTCATGGACTTGTTCCCTTTTGATTGTTTCATAACCCACTTGATTGTTATCGACGGCTATGTTGTAAGTTGTTTGAGGAGGAAGGGGGGAGATTCCCGAAGAATGTCTTTGGGAGCAAGAAATCAGTAATACAATGGGCAAAAACACTTCTTCTATTTTCATGTTTTCTCCCTTTTTATAAGCTTTACTCTATTGAAATACAAAGACCAAAAAATATCAATGACTTTCTCCCAAAAACATCTTCAAAGCATGAGGCATAATCTTCGCCACGACACCAGCGCAAAGCTTTGCGGCTTTGACAGAGCCGGGAAAATTTACGATTATCGTCCTGCCCTTGGTTCCCGCGTAAAGCCTTGACAGCATCGCGTTCGGAGTCTCTTTTAAGCTCTCGACTAAAATTGCCGTCGACAGCCCTGGAAGTTCGCGTTCGCAGTATTTTTTTGTGACATCGGGAGTTACATCTCTTTCGGATATCCCTGTTCCCCCGCTCGTAAAAATAAAATCGCAGTCGTAGTTTTCTTTGAAAGCTTTGAGTATTGATTTTTCTTCATCGGGGACAATCCCGCGCTTTATCTGTGCTTTGGGATACGCCTCTTTAATCACATTTTCTATTTCAGGGCCCGAAAGGTCTTCGTATACTCCCGCGTAAGCTCTGTCAGATATCGTAATAACAGATACTTTCACTGTCTATTTCCCCTTCCTCCATAACTTCGGCGAAAACGCCTTTTTTAGGCAAAGCGCTGATACCTAAAAGCTTTTTTATGGCGTTTTCATCTTCTTTTTTCCCTATCTGGGTCACCTTCAAAACCGCTTTGCCCAGGTGAATTTCGGTTCCAATCGGAAGGTTCGAAAGGGCAGCTCCTTTTGTAGTGATGTTTTCCGCGAAATCGCCAAATGTTATGTCGGTTCTTTCTTTTGCTATTTCATTGATGTCTTCAATCGCGAGCAATGTGACTTGCCTGTGCCATTTTCCGGCGTGAGCATCCCCTTGTATTCCCCAGTTTTTTTTCAAGACAATTTTGTCAACAGGCGTTTTTTTCGTTCCCCTCTCATTGGATACATTGACTGAGAGAACGAAAAAATATTTTTTCATCATAAATCCTTTCTCTTTTCTACAAGCTTAATTCCCGTTATTCTCATATTCCTGTCAACGGCTTTACACATATCGTAAATCGTCAAAGATGCTATCGCAACCGCTGTCAGAGCTTCCATTTCGACGCCTGTCTTGGATTCTGTCTTCGATTCGGCGCTTATCAGTATTCCGTCTGGAGCGAAATCAAATGAAAGTTTGACGTGCTCAAGCGGGATGTTGTGGGAGAGAGGCACCAGTTCAGGTGTTTTTTTTGCGCCTTGAATTCCAGCTAAATTCGCCACAGCGAGCACGTCGCCTTTTGCGACGGCGTTTTCTTTGATTAGATTTAAAGTCTCTTTTGAAAGCTCGATTTTACCTTCAGCCCGAGCGAATCTGTTAACCAATTTTTTCCCCGAGACATCAACCATTCCGGCTTTTCCTAGTTCGTCTGCATGAGTGAACTTCATTTATTATCCTCCTATCTCGCTCATGGTCCTGTTGACGCAGACATATCCCTTACTGGGCTTTGCCATAATTGTTTTGATAATGCTCCCTTGGATGTCGTTGAAATCAACTTCAATTTCAATGTTGCTGTGAAGACAGGGTTTGAGTTTGCCGTCTGAGAGCAGTCTTATCCTGTTGCAATCCTCGCATTTGGGAGGTCTGTCGAATGTAGTTTCAATTTTTTTTTGACCGAGGTTGTAAGCATTTATAAGCTGGAGAGAGATCTCGAGTTTCGCACAGAATTCCTTCATTTTCTCGATGTCTTCTCTTGTTGTGTCATTGAGAACCACTGTGTTGATTTTGACGCCGAGACCCGCTTCTATTGCTTTCTCGATGCCTTTGAAAACCGGTCTTATATCCCCCACCCGTGTGATTCTTTTGTATCTTTCGGGATCTAGTGTGTCGAGTGAAACGTTGACTCTGTCCAGTCCGTTTTCTTTCAACTTGACTGCCTTATCTGCCAGATAAGTTCCGTTGGTCGTCATGCAGATCTCTTCTATTTTTCCTATTTCATCTATCATAGCCACCAGGTCCTCAATTCCAACACGTACCAGCGGTTCGCCTCCAGTGAGTCGTATTTTTTTTATTCCCAATCCGGCAGAGGCTTCGACAATTTTTACTATGTTTTCGTATGAAATAATCGATGAATGCTTTTTTTTCTGAACACCTTCTCTGGGCATACAATAAAAGCATCTAAGGTTGCACCTGTCGGTGACGGAAATTCTAAGGTAGGTTATTTCGCGGTTATATCTGTCTAACATCCACTTGCGACCCGGGCTTAAATACTTTCTGCCCTATGTCAAATTTTAAAAGCGCGTTTGACCTTGTAAGAGCCACTATGTCTCCTGAGCCATGGTAGTTAACGTTTTTGACTATTCCCTGATCTATTTTCACCGGCAAATATTCGACCCTCTCAGCTGTTTCTCTGATGCGACCTTCCTCGTATATCCCTTTTTGGGTATTCGGTTTGTACGAAAACTTCATGAGATTGTACACAAAAGGCTTAACAATCATCTCAAAGATCACGAAGACCGAAACAGGATTTCCTGGCATTCCAAATGCGAATTTTCCTTCCCTCTCTCCGAACATCGTCGGTTTTCCGGGTTTTATAGCCAAAGAGTCGAACCTTATTTCCAATCCGTTCTTTATAAAAGCCCTTCCCGTCAAATCCAAATCTCCCACTGAAGAGCCTCCTGTAATGAGTACTATATCGCATTCATCGAGGGCTTTGCCTATTATGCCCGTCATTTCGTATAAATCGTCAGAAACTCTCATGTAAAGTTTTTTTCTGAAAAAGCATGAATCCAGAAGCGAGGAAATTTCAAATAGGTTGCTGTCGTATATTTTACCGTAAGAAAGCGGCCTACCAGGCTCTTCGAGTTCGTTTCCTGTCGTTATGACTCCAATAAGAGGACTGACTGGCATCATTATTTCCCTGTATCCCGATGAAACAAGAACGCTGATTTCTTTTGGTCCAACAATGCATTTTTGAAGGACTATTTGGTCTTTTTTTACGTATTCTCCCTGTTTGACAATGTTTTGAGCTTCTTCGGCTCTTATTATTTTCATTTTTCCGTCTTTTTCTTCAGCGTATTCTTTTCTGATTATGGTGTCGGCTCCCTCTGGAACTATTCCGCCTGTCATTATTTTCGCGCATTCTCCGCTCGAAACCTTTTTTTCAGGCGTTTTCCCCGCCGGGATGAACTCAGTTATTCGGAATTCGTCGGACAGATCTACAAAATCATAGGCAAAACCGTCCATTGCAGCTTTTTTGTAAGGGGGCAAATCCATCTTGGAATACACATCGTAGTTAAGTGGTCTTCCAAGAGCATTTTCAATGAGTACCGGTTCACTTTTTAGAACCATTTTCTTTCCCAAAAGAAATTCGACAGCTTTATCAGGATGAAGCATCAATTCTCCTTTTTTGGTTTATTATCTGTCAAATTAAACTTTTTGACAACATCTCTGTGATTAATCCCAGCGAATAGCAATCTTGACATACAACAGGAACTAACTTATAATTTTGTGAATTTCTAAACAAGGGTTTTTTTTCGCTGTAAAACCCACACCATAAAATGACGGTTTTTGACAGAGTTGACTTCAGTTGAGGGTTAAAAGACTCTCGCAAAAGACAAGGAGGACTAATGGCAGAGGTAATCAACGTCGGGTGCAAAACTCCAGCGAATGTCGCAGAAACACTTTCAAGGACTACTTGTGTCCAAAAGACGGCAGCTTCCAACTGGAAGCTCATTATTTTGGGAATTTTTGCCGGTGTCTATATCGGATTCGGAGCTTCGATAGCGACATTGGTCGCCTCGGACTCGGCAAAATTTTTCGGTGTTGGAATGGGCAAATTTTTCACGGGGGCGGTTTTCAGCGTTGGACTCATGCTCGTCGTCATAGCCGGAGCGGAACTCTTCACGGGAAACAACCTCATGCTAATGAGCGCTCTGGACAAAAAAGTTTCAATCTTTAAAGTTCTGTTCAAATGGCTCGTGGTCTATTTGGCGAATTTTATCGGTTCTGTTCTTCTCGCGTATCTTATTTATTTAAGCGGTCTTTGGAAAGGCGGAGAATTTTTAACCGGCATCACAGCTATTAAAATCGCATCCGCGAAAGTCAGTCTTCCCTGGGTTGAAGCTTTTGTAAGAGGCATTCTCTGCAACATACTCGTATGCCTGGCAGTCTGGATGGCTCTAGCCGCAACCAACGTAATCGGAAAAATTTTCGCGATATTTTTCCCGATAATGACATTCGTAGCCATGGGTTTTGAGCACAGCATCGCCAACATGTATTTTATTCCTCTGGGTCTTTTCCTCAAAGGAACAGCAGCAGCAGGGGCTTCAGGGCTCGACTTGAGCACATTGACGTGGGCTTCTTTCTTTATCAAAAATTTGATCCCCGTCACTCTCGGCAACATCGTTGGTGGAGCGGGATTTGTCGGTGCCCTGTATTGGATGGTTTACGTAAAAGACAATAAATGAAGAGCAGCGCTGCTGTTATTCTCGCCGGTGGAAAAAGCACCCGGTTCGGGAGTGACAAAGCTTTTGCAAAATTCGGGGACTCGACTCTGGTCGAGTCCGTTTTCTACTGCCTGAAAAAAATCTTTGAAAATATAATAATCGTCACAAATAACCCCGGGCATTTTCCACGTTTCGATGCATTGATTGTCAAAGATAGAGTCGCCGGCAAAGGTCCTTTAGGAGGTATCTATACGGGACTAAAAATGTCAATTTCACCCAGAATATTCGTTTTTGCATGCGATATGCCTTTTTTAAATGAAGGTTTTATCAATTACATGATTTCTATAGATAAAGGAGATGTAATCGTTCCGAAAATCGGCTGTTTCACGGAGCCACTGCACGCAATATACTCATTATCATGCCTTGAACACATTGAAAAACAGCTTCTTGTAAACGATAACAAGATCCAGAATTTTTTTGGAAAAGTTGACACGGTTTATATAGCGGAAAAAACATCGAGAAAATTTGATCCGGAACTTAAAATGTTTTTTAATATCAATGAAAAAAAAGATATCACCAGGATCATCAATGTATAAAAAAATCCAAATTACAAGGTTTGACCTGCGAACAGGAGAAAGCAAGCTGGAAGACAGAATCATAGTCGAATCTGTCCTCAGGATTTTCATCAACGGATCCCACTTCTCATCCCTTGTCTGCACTCCATCTTTCGTCGAAGAGCTTGCTGTAGGCAACCTTTTTTCGGAGGGATTCATAGAAGATTCGGAAGAAATATCTTCCGTCAGGAAGAGCGAAGAAGGGACATCGGTTTTTGTTGATCTTAAAAAAGCGACTGACCATTCATTCGCCGATAATGAATTTATAATAACTTCCGGATGCGGCAGGTCTTCCACAGCATCATTCGATTTCGAGGGAGAGATAAAAAAAAATCAGACTCCAGGAGACGTCAACCCGATATTCATTCTCTCACTTTTCAGAGAATTCCATGAAAAATCCGTTTTATTCTCCCAGACGGGGGGTGTCCATTCAGCGGCTCTCTGTGATGAAAACGGGATAATTTCGTTCATGGATGACATAGGCAGGCATAACGCGGTCGATAAAATCATCGGCAGATCTCTTTTACAGGGGGAAAAAGGCGAAAACAAGTTTTTAATATTTTCCGGAAGAATTTCATCTGAAATCTTTCTCAAAGCTCACAGATTCGGAGTCTATATGATAGCGTCGCGTTCAGCGCCTACAGACAGATCCGTTGATATGGCGAAGGCTTCAAACATCAGACTCATAGGCTTTGCAAGAGGTCAAACACTAAATTTATATAACTGAAAATACGGCGTTTTCTGACTGCTGCTTCGCCGTATTTTCCTGCCGGTTGTCTTTTCTGGCCTATTCCATGTCCAACAGATTTAGTTCAGCCTGGGTGAAAACAGGCCCGTCTGTGCAGCAGTACTTGTGTCCGATAAGACAATGCCCGCACTTTCCGATTCCGCACTTCATGTGCATTTCCATTGTCGTAATAATGTCTTCAGGTCTCATTTGCTTTTCTTCAAGAGTCATATTCGTGAATTTTATCATTATGGGAGGGCCACAGACATAGGCTACGGTCCTCGACGCGTCGAACTGAACTTTCTCGAAAAGTTTGGTTACAACTCCGACGCTTCCTTTCCAACTTTCATCTGGGCTGTCCACAGTTCTCAATACTTCGACGTCATCGTATTTTGCCCATCTTGCCATTTCATCATCATAGACGCACTCGGCTGGGCATTTAGCTCCATAGAGTATCCATATCTTCCCGTACTTTTCGCGATTGTTGAAAACGGCGTTCATGACAGACCTTAAAGGCAATAGACCTATACCTCCAGCGACAAAAAGAACGTCTTTTCCTTCGTATTCCTTCCATGGAAAAGAGTTTCCATAAGGACCTCTGACAAAAAATTCTTGCCCGTCCTTCAGATCATGCAGGGCGTCAGTCAGCGTTCCCACTTTTCTGACAGCTATTTCAAGATTGTCCCCTCTTTCGCAAGTTGAAGTGATTGATATGGGAGCTTCGCCTTTTCCGAAAATGGACACTTGAACAAACTGTCCCGGTTTCCAGGCAAAAGGCTGTCCGTCCTTGAATTCCAGTGTGTAGTGTTTTACGTCGAAAACCAGATCATTTACTTTTTTTATTTTTACCGCTCGGGGTAGATATTCATTTTTTTCCATTATATCGCTCCCTTACATTAAAGACTGAAATACTTCTTTTATGTCGATTTTTACCGGACACGAATCATAACACCTCCCGCAACCAACACACCCAGTATCACCGAATTTCAATTTATCCCATAATATCTTACAGTAGTAACGGTTGCGTGTACGTTGTTCTTTTCTTTCTTTTGGATTGTGTCCTCCGGCCATCCTAAAATATCCGCTTAAAATACAGGAGTCGATTACCCTCATCCTCAAGCCTTTGTCGTCTTTTTGCAGGTCTTTCACATTGAAACAAGTGCATGTAGGACAGACATAATTACAGGCTCCGCATGACAGACATCTGTCTGTTATTTCTTCGAGAACTTTTTCTTTCACAGGATTTGACATCATATTTTCGAGAGCTATCTCCTTTGTGAAATTTGTGGCCACCGGCAAAGTCATGGCTTTTTCTTTTTTGGATTCCCAAAGTTTCACTTCATCGGTTTTAGCTTGCCTGAATAGAGAAGAGTTTTCTGAAATTAAAAAACTCCCCTTTTCACTGCCGACATTGACAAAATAATCCCCGTTTTCCATATCGGTCAATTGAAGATCAAATCCATTTTCTGCAAACGGTCCTGTTTTCATAGTAGCGCAGAAACAACTCTCAGAAGGAGGAGTCAGGCACGCCATGGTTATTAAAGTCAATTTTTCTCTCGCTCTATTGTAATAAAAGTCTATGAATTCGCGTTTTGAGAAAAAATTATCCGTGTATTTTATCGCGGCCGCGTCACAATTCGGCAAACCAAACAATACAGTCTCTTCTGTTTGGTCAACACTCCTGAGCTTGGTCGTATTCCCCACTTTTTCAAATTCTATCATCGGTTCAATTTGCCCGAACAAAACTTCCCTCGCTGAAGGCATTAAAGGTTTGTGGGCTTTTAGAAGTATGTTATGTTCCTCTTCTACGGGCAGAAAAGCTACATCACCAAACTCATTTTTTTGCATGGCAAAAACTTTAGAGTTCTTTCTCATACCGGAGACAAATTTGAGAAGGTTCTCTTTCGAGATAATCAATCTATCGGCAGCCATTAGTTCTCACCTCCGATTTTAACAGCGCAAATCTTATATTCAGGTATCTTTGCGACGGGATCGAGCGCGTTGTTGGTCAGTTTGTTCACCGACTGCTCGGCAAAATGAAATGGTATAAATATGGTTCCTGGTTTTGTCATATCAACTACTTTTGCTTTGACGCGGATATCGCCTCTTCTCGATGAAACCCTGACTTCGCTTCCATTTTTGATCGAATATTTTTTTGCGTCTTCAGGATTTATTTCAACATAACATTCAGGAACTTCTCTTTCGAGGGTAGATGTTCTCTTCGTAAGAGTTCTTGTATGGTAGTGATAATATGTTCGCCCTGTGGTAAGGACAAGAGGGTATTCATCATCCGGCAATTCCGCGGGTTCTTTGAATTCTATCGCAGTGAAAAGCCCTTTGCCTCTTGAAAACTTTCCGTCTTTGTGCAGATAAGGAGTTCCGGGGTGTTCAGCAGTCGGACATGGCCACTGAAGTCCGAAGTTTTCTGACAGTCTTTCAAAACTCATCCCATGGTAACTTGGCGTTAAAACAGCTATTTCGGAAAATATTTCTTGGGCAGTTTTGTATTTCATTTTGTATCCGCACTTCTCGGCTAAATCGCAGATTATCTCCCAGTCTTGTTTGGCCTCTCCCGGAGGATCAATAGCTTTCCTGACTAGCTGGACTCTTCTCTCGGTATTTGTAAAAGTCCCGTCTTTTTCTGCGAAACTCGCACCGGGTAGAACCACATCTGCCATCTGGGCAGTCTCTGTCATGAATATGTCCTGAACTATCAGAAAATCCAGGGATTTTAAACCTTTCTCAACGTGGGCAATATTCGGATCAGATACCATTGGATTCTCACCGAGAACATAAAGAACTTTAAGTTTGCCGTCTATAGCCAAATCAGGCATGTCTGTAACTGTCGTGCCAATTTCTCCTGAAAGGTCATCAACACACCATGCTTTTTCAAATTTATCCTTGATCTTTGGATCAGACACCGGTTGATAACCGGGATATACATTGGGAAGACCTCCCATATCACAAGCGCCTTGAACGTTGTTCTGCCCTCTCAATGGATTGACCCCAGTGCCTGGTTTCCCTATATTTCCAGTCAACATAGCAAGATTCGCGCAAGATTTGACATTGTCCACACCAGTTGTGTGCTGTGTTATACCCATGCAGTAGAGTATCGCGGATTTTTTGCTTCTAGCGTAAATCCTCGCGGATTCAGCAAGATCTTTTGCGGGGATACCGGTAATTTTTTCAACGTATTCAGGAGTATATTTCTTTACGGTATTTTTCAATTCTTCAAAGTTTTCAGTGAAATTCAATGTGTATTCCTTATCTTCGAGACCTTCATCTATTATGACATTCATCATCCCGTTGATAAGGGCTACATCTGTACCA contains:
- a CDS encoding alpha/beta fold hydrolase, producing the protein MKIEEVFLPIVLLISCSQRHSSGISPLPPQTTYNIAVDNNQVGYETIKREQVHDTIIVSSTQERPFRLRPITYESKLILAPGVASSQVVSYRCFEELPGQRISFRLKYEKPWIILLQNSVVSSPRYYNSDPKDPDGPAIIEWDRALLIEILVNRYILKDSVWERVQEIPVIIPSAFGEWGGAAIELTRLKGDTAEFRIVYRKEIEKDSMLFWGNDSVYAIVRTIMRGDGRAGTLLQSRVVLPSGVTLSIFEDSEAPLTLAKPKIFSFNPENYKIEEAVFSGSDGVRLSGSLYLPISGDNSPGVLFIHSSAAVDRREMGVFSSLAHKLASTGSFAVLTYDKRGTGNSEGSYDSLHWGVLASDAALALDHLMSTPGVDTGNVFIIGHGEGALIAFDLASDPAYKDRIKGVVSLGATSLNPVDSGNIEMLVLQAIERQWSEERLRKQIEDLELGLENLRNTDEYWTEIAGFPGERENLAYARSLLDFEPLEKIGNSNCYFLFLHGEEDQFVSPDNASKLFESSSARNLTNDISKLVLLPGLDANFAFPTIEGKDGYVEYFKLPEDAGEEISLSDTIYQWILEALDENQAQITEGE
- a CDS encoding MogA/MoaB family molybdenum cofactor biosynthesis protein; the encoded protein is MKVSVITISDRAYAGVYEDLSGPEIENVIKEAYPKAQIKRGIVPDEEKSILKAFKENYDCDFIFTSGGTGISERDVTPDVTKKYCERELPGLSTAILVESLKETPNAMLSRLYAGTKGRTIIVNFPGSVKAAKLCAGVVAKIMPHALKMFLGESH
- a CDS encoding MOSC domain-containing protein, with amino-acid sequence MKKYFFVLSVNVSNERGTKKTPVDKIVLKKNWGIQGDAHAGKWHRQVTLLAIEDINEIAKERTDITFGDFAENITTKGAALSNLPIGTEIHLGKAVLKVTQIGKKEDENAIKKLLGISALPKKGVFAEVMEEGEIDSESICYYDI
- the moaC gene encoding cyclic pyranopterin monophosphate synthase MoaC; amino-acid sequence: MKFTHADELGKAGMVDVSGKKLVNRFARAEGKIELSKETLNLIKENAVAKGDVLAVANLAGIQGAKKTPELVPLSHNIPLEHVKLSFDFAPDGILISAESKTESKTGVEMEALTAVAIASLTIYDMCKAVDRNMRITGIKLVEKRKDL
- a CDS encoding radical SAM protein encodes the protein MLDRYNREITYLRISVTDRCNLRCFYCMPREGVQKKKHSSIISYENIVKIVEASAGLGIKKIRLTGGEPLVRVGIEDLVAMIDEIGKIEEICMTTNGTYLADKAVKLKENGLDRVNVSLDTLDPERYKRITRVGDIRPVFKGIEKAIEAGLGVKINTVVLNDTTREDIEKMKEFCAKLEISLQLINAYNLGQKKIETTFDRPPKCEDCNRIRLLSDGKLKPCLHSNIEIEVDFNDIQGSIIKTIMAKPSKGYVCVNRTMSEIGG
- a CDS encoding molybdopterin molybdotransferase MoeA, which encodes MLHPDKAVEFLLGKKMVLKSEPVLIENALGRPLNYDVYSKMDLPPYKKAAMDGFAYDFVDLSDEFRITEFIPAGKTPEKKVSSGECAKIMTGGIVPEGADTIIRKEYAEEKDGKMKIIRAEEAQNIVKQGEYVKKDQIVLQKCIVGPKEISVLVSSGYREIMMPVSPLIGVITTGNELEEPGRPLSYGKIYDSNLFEISSLLDSCFFRKKLYMRVSDDLYEMTGIIGKALDECDIVLITGGSSVGDLDLTGRAFIKNGLEIRFDSLAIKPGKPTMFGEREGKFAFGMPGNPVSVFVIFEMIVKPFVYNLMKFSYKPNTQKGIYEEGRIRETAERVEYLPVKIDQGIVKNVNYHGSGDIVALTRSNALLKFDIGQKVFKPGSQVDVRQI
- a CDS encoding formate/nitrite transporter family protein; the protein is MAEVINVGCKTPANVAETLSRTTCVQKTAASNWKLIILGIFAGVYIGFGASIATLVASDSAKFFGVGMGKFFTGAVFSVGLMLVVIAGAELFTGNNLMLMSALDKKVSIFKVLFKWLVVYLANFIGSVLLAYLIYLSGLWKGGEFLTGITAIKIASAKVSLPWVEAFVRGILCNILVCLAVWMALAATNVIGKIFAIFFPIMTFVAMGFEHSIANMYFIPLGLFLKGTAAAGASGLDLSTLTWASFFIKNLIPVTLGNIVGGAGFVGALYWMVYVKDNK
- a CDS encoding molybdenum cofactor guanylyltransferase gives rise to the protein MKSSAAVILAGGKSTRFGSDKAFAKFGDSTLVESVFYCLKKIFENIIIVTNNPGHFPRFDALIVKDRVAGKGPLGGIYTGLKMSISPRIFVFACDMPFLNEGFINYMISIDKGDVIVPKIGCFTEPLHAIYSLSCLEHIEKQLLVNDNKIQNFFGKVDTVYIAEKTSRKFDPELKMFFNINEKKDITRIINV
- the fdhD gene encoding formate dehydrogenase accessory sulfurtransferase FdhD gives rise to the protein MYKKIQITRFDLRTGESKLEDRIIVESVLRIFINGSHFSSLVCTPSFVEELAVGNLFSEGFIEDSEEISSVRKSEEGTSVFVDLKKATDHSFADNEFIITSGCGRSSTASFDFEGEIKKNQTPGDVNPIFILSLFREFHEKSVLFSQTGGVHSAALCDENGIISFMDDIGRHNAVDKIIGRSLLQGEKGENKFLIFSGRISSEIFLKAHRFGVYMIASRSAPTDRSVDMAKASNIRLIGFARGQTLNLYN
- a CDS encoding FAD/NAD(P)-binding protein; this encodes MEKNEYLPRAVKIKKVNDLVFDVKHYTLEFKDGQPFAWKPGQFVQVSIFGKGEAPISITSTCERGDNLEIAVRKVGTLTDALHDLKDGQEFFVRGPYGNSFPWKEYEGKDVLFVAGGIGLLPLRSVMNAVFNNREKYGKIWILYGAKCPAECVYDDEMARWAKYDDVEVLRTVDSPDESWKGSVGVVTKLFEKVQFDASRTVAYVCGPPIMIKFTNMTLEEKQMRPEDIITTMEMHMKCGIGKCGHCLIGHKYCCTDGPVFTQAELNLLDME
- a CDS encoding 4Fe-4S dicluster domain-containing protein, translated to MAADRLIISKENLLKFVSGMRKNSKVFAMQKNEFGDVAFLPVEEEHNILLKAHKPLMPSAREVLFGQIEPMIEFEKVGNTTKLRSVDQTEETVLFGLPNCDAAAIKYTDNFFSKREFIDFYYNRAREKLTLITMACLTPPSESCFCATMKTGPFAENGFDLQLTDMENGDYFVNVGSEKGSFLISENSSLFRQAKTDEVKLWESKKEKAMTLPVATNFTKEIALENMMSNPVKEKVLEEITDRCLSCGACNYVCPTCTCFNVKDLQKDDKGLRMRVIDSCILSGYFRMAGGHNPKERKEQRTRNRYYCKILWDKLKFGDTGCVGCGRCYDSCPVKIDIKEVFQSLM